The Edaphobacter sp. 12200R-103 genome contains a region encoding:
- a CDS encoding endonuclease/exonuclease/phosphatase family protein, which produces MSQLKVATYNVHKCRGLDQKISPERVAEVIHQLDADVVCLQEVVHAPEGLAQFNQAERIASELPGYTWAFGGNRSLHGGAYGNMTLTRLSLTDWRNHDLTHQRREERGVLQTDVALAGSRLLRIFNVHLGTSFLERRHQGKRLFDAEILSQEQSSYPRLVLGDLNEWTRGLTTRLLRREFETFRPRHIWKFPRTYPGIFPLMTLDHLYFESPLSLVSTGLWRSRLAMVASDHLPLAATFEVVER; this is translated from the coding sequence ATGTCGCAACTGAAAGTCGCAACTTACAACGTGCATAAGTGTCGTGGGCTGGATCAGAAGATCTCGCCGGAGCGCGTCGCCGAGGTGATTCATCAGCTGGATGCCGATGTGGTCTGCCTGCAGGAGGTGGTGCATGCTCCCGAGGGCCTGGCGCAGTTCAATCAGGCCGAGAGAATCGCAAGCGAACTGCCGGGGTACACCTGGGCCTTCGGTGGCAACCGTTCGCTGCATGGCGGAGCCTACGGCAACATGACGCTGACCCGGCTTTCGCTGACGGACTGGCGCAATCATGATCTGACCCATCAGAGGCGCGAGGAGCGCGGCGTCCTGCAGACCGATGTCGCGCTGGCCGGCAGCCGCCTCCTTCGCATCTTCAACGTTCACCTGGGGACCAGCTTTCTTGAACGGCGTCATCAGGGAAAACGACTGTTCGACGCAGAGATTCTCTCCCAGGAGCAGAGCAGCTATCCCCGGCTCGTGCTGGGCGACCTCAATGAGTGGACGCGCGGCCTGACGACGAGACTGCTGCGCAGGGAGTTCGAGACCTTCCGGCCCCGGCACATCTGGAAGTTTCCGCGGACCTATCCGGGAATCTTCCCTCTGATGACGCTTGACCATCTTTATTTCGAGTCACCCCTTTCGCTGGTCTCCACCGGGCTCTGGCGGAGCCGTTTGGCGATGGTCGCGTCCGACCACCTTCCCCTTGCCGCAACCTTCGAGGTCGTCGAGAGATAG
- a CDS encoding ABC-F family ATP-binding cassette domain-containing protein: MLQLIGAGKRFGQKLLYEDINWLITPNERTALVGGNGTGKSTLLKVIAGVESLDYGQITRVKGTTIGYLPQDGLAMRGKTVFEECLSVFEHLHALEAESLELMTVMSEKDPKSKEYATAADRYSEIADQLHVHDIYTLDAQVGAVLGGLGFTREDWQRKTEEFSGGWQMRIALAKLLLQKPSLLLLDEPTNHLDLESRNWLENYLHDYPNAFILISHDRYFLDVTVNKIVELWNKRMHVYHGNYEKYVTQKEERRATLMAAYKNQRDRIEALEAFINRFRYQATKAKQVQSRIKELEKIERIEVPEEEATIHFTIPQPPASGRTVIEVENLTKVYPTPDGGQKTILDNVNFTIERGDRIALVGANGAGKSTLIRMLSEQEAPTGGTIRYGHNAIVDFFAQDQYKVLNPNNEMLDDIAAASPKVPVVELRSLLGCFMFSGDDVFKKLGVLSGGERNRYAMAKMLVSPSNMLLLDEPTNHLDLRAKDVLLDAIRNFTGTVLFVSHDRYFIDGLATRVFEVEDRRVHIYPGNYEDYLWRKQGGPEKVSESLSSGLSVAVPAPPPVAVEPVPTVAAAPAAPVKRVNPIKLKQMEDRLKFAEEEIPRLEQAIATAEERLGNFVSAEQSQKDASDLDRLRHDKAVLTAEWEELAMALEEQQA, translated from the coding sequence ATGCTGCAACTGATCGGGGCCGGCAAGCGATTCGGCCAAAAGCTCCTCTATGAAGACATCAACTGGCTGATTACCCCCAACGAGCGCACGGCGCTTGTGGGTGGCAACGGCACGGGAAAATCGACGCTGCTGAAGGTGATCGCAGGAGTCGAGTCGCTCGACTATGGCCAGATCACACGCGTCAAGGGAACGACGATCGGGTATCTGCCTCAGGACGGCCTCGCGATGCGGGGCAAGACGGTCTTTGAGGAATGTCTCTCAGTCTTCGAGCACCTGCACGCGCTCGAGGCAGAGTCGCTCGAGCTGATGACGGTGATGAGCGAGAAGGACCCGAAGTCGAAGGAGTATGCGACTGCAGCCGACCGCTACTCCGAGATCGCCGATCAGCTTCACGTGCACGACATCTACACGCTCGATGCGCAGGTGGGCGCGGTCCTGGGAGGACTGGGCTTTACCCGCGAAGACTGGCAGCGCAAGACCGAGGAGTTCTCGGGCGGCTGGCAGATGCGCATTGCGCTGGCGAAGCTTCTCCTCCAGAAGCCTTCGCTGCTGCTGCTGGACGAGCCGACCAATCACCTGGATCTCGAGAGCCGCAACTGGCTCGAAAATTATCTGCACGACTATCCGAACGCCTTCATCCTGATCTCGCACGATCGCTACTTCCTCGACGTAACGGTCAACAAGATCGTCGAGCTGTGGAACAAGCGGATGCACGTCTACCACGGCAACTACGAGAAGTACGTCACCCAGAAGGAAGAGCGACGCGCCACCCTGATGGCCGCCTACAAGAACCAGCGCGATCGCATTGAGGCGCTGGAGGCCTTCATCAACCGCTTCCGTTACCAGGCGACCAAGGCCAAGCAGGTACAGTCGCGCATCAAGGAGCTGGAAAAGATCGAGCGCATCGAGGTTCCTGAAGAAGAGGCGACGATCCACTTCACGATTCCTCAGCCACCGGCTTCTGGCCGCACGGTGATCGAAGTTGAGAACCTGACCAAGGTGTACCCGACACCCGACGGCGGCCAGAAGACCATCCTCGACAACGTGAACTTCACTATCGAGCGCGGCGACCGCATTGCGCTGGTCGGTGCGAACGGCGCTGGCAAATCGACGCTGATCCGCATGCTCAGCGAGCAGGAGGCGCCCACCGGCGGCACCATCCGCTACGGCCATAACGCTATCGTCGACTTCTTCGCGCAGGACCAGTACAAGGTGCTGAATCCGAATAACGAGATGCTGGACGATATCGCCGCTGCCTCGCCGAAGGTTCCTGTGGTAGAGCTGCGCAGTCTGCTCGGATGCTTCATGTTCTCCGGCGACGATGTCTTCAAGAAGCTGGGAGTGCTCTCCGGCGGAGAGCGCAATCGTTATGCCATGGCGAAGATGCTGGTCTCGCCCTCGAACATGCTGCTGCTGGATGAGCCGACCAACCATCTCGACCTGCGGGCCAAGGACGTTCTGCTGGATGCGATTCGCAACTTCACCGGAACGGTGCTCTTCGTCTCGCACGATCGCTACTTTATTGACGGCCTGGCGACGCGGGTCTTCGAGGTGGAGGACCGTCGTGTCCACATCTATCCGGGCAACTACGAGGATTACCTGTGGCGCAAGCAGGGCGGCCCGGAGAAGGTAAGCGAGTCTTTGAGCAGTGGTCTCAGCGTGGCCGTTCCTGCTCCGCCTCCGGTAGCGGTTGAGCCGGTTCCCACTGTCGCCGCAGCGCCCGCGGCTCCGGTCAAGCGCGTGAATCCGATTAAGCTGAAGCAGATGGAAGATCGCCTGAAGTTTGCCGAAGAGGAGATTCCTCGGCTGGAGCAGGCGATCGCAACCGCAGAAGAGCGCCTGGGCAACTTCGTCTCAGCCGAGCAGTCGCAGAAGGATGCCTCCGACCTGGATCGCCTGCGCCACGACAAAGCCGTTCTGACGGCAGAGTGGGAAGAGCTTGCGATGGCGCTCGAAGAACAGCAGGCGTAG
- a CDS encoding phosphatidylserine/phosphatidylglycerophosphate/cardiolipin synthase family protein, translated as MATVPMLLATVTLPTHLVVLGGVALLLLLLFLLSGLFGPMPRYKITGSEELPSNESEEFLGLLEALGDASVKRTGRFEVLTNGENFYPAELAAIREAEQSVNLEAYIFQKSQIGQLYLDALAERARAGVQVNVLLDAFGSAGITRAFFRPLLDAGGKICWYNTPAWHRLTQMDHRTHRELLIVDGLVGFIGGAGIGDHWYTGVRGHAPWRDDMVRVEGEPVANLQATFAENWLEAIGELLIGSAYFPELSSLEPTSALVINSTPSGGGATRARVLFQLLLASARHSISITTPYFLPDKGLMRELCLAVERGVQVRILVPGERSDHFLTRSTSRGGYGPLLKAGADIYEYEPAMMHAKILRVDHVWSIVGSTNFDNRSFGINDEVNLAVRDRELAARLKIDFEADLAQSTKVTLAAWKSRPIHERITEVLGWIFERQQ; from the coding sequence ATGGCAACCGTGCCGATGCTGTTGGCGACCGTAACTCTCCCCACACATCTCGTTGTGCTGGGCGGTGTTGCGCTCTTGCTCCTGCTGCTCTTCCTGCTCTCGGGCCTGTTCGGTCCTATGCCGAGGTACAAGATCACCGGCTCAGAGGAGCTTCCCTCCAACGAGTCGGAGGAGTTTCTTGGACTGCTGGAAGCATTGGGGGATGCGAGCGTAAAGCGCACCGGGAGGTTCGAGGTGCTGACCAACGGAGAAAACTTCTATCCGGCGGAGCTGGCCGCGATCCGGGAAGCAGAGCAAAGTGTCAACCTCGAGGCCTACATCTTCCAAAAAAGCCAGATTGGCCAACTGTATCTGGATGCTCTCGCCGAGCGAGCGAGAGCGGGGGTGCAGGTCAATGTGCTGCTGGATGCCTTCGGCAGCGCCGGCATCACGCGAGCCTTCTTTCGGCCGCTTCTCGATGCAGGCGGAAAGATCTGCTGGTATAACACCCCGGCGTGGCATCGCCTTACCCAGATGGACCATCGAACCCATCGCGAGCTGCTGATTGTGGACGGTCTTGTGGGCTTTATCGGCGGTGCGGGTATCGGCGACCACTGGTATACGGGAGTCCGCGGGCATGCACCATGGCGCGACGACATGGTGCGGGTGGAGGGCGAGCCGGTTGCGAACCTGCAGGCAACCTTTGCCGAAAACTGGCTCGAAGCCATCGGGGAGCTGCTCATCGGAAGCGCCTACTTTCCAGAGCTTTCGAGCCTTGAGCCGACCTCGGCGCTGGTCATCAACAGCACGCCCTCCGGCGGAGGCGCCACCCGCGCCCGCGTCCTCTTCCAGCTTCTGCTGGCGTCAGCGCGTCACAGCATCTCCATCACGACGCCTTACTTTCTGCCGGATAAGGGCCTGATGCGCGAGCTGTGCCTTGCGGTCGAGCGCGGTGTCCAGGTCCGTATCCTGGTTCCGGGCGAGCGCAGCGATCACTTTCTAACCCGAAGCACCAGTCGTGGAGGCTATGGCCCGCTGCTCAAGGCTGGAGCAGACATCTACGAGTACGAACCGGCGATGATGCACGCCAAGATTCTCCGCGTCGATCACGTATGGAGCATCGTCGGCTCAACCAACTTCGACAACCGTTCCTTCGGGATCAACGACGAGGTCAACCTGGCCGTGCGCGATCGCGAGCTGGCCGCACGGCTGAAGATCGATTTTGAGGCCGATCTCGCGCAATCCACAAAGGTAACCCTGGCGGCGTGGAAATCCCGTCCAATCCATGAACGGATCACAGAGGTCCTGGGCTGGATCTTTGAGCGTCAGCAGTGA
- a CDS encoding EAL domain-containing protein, which translates to MRAKLGADHGAGPPVDSRFRSAGAVLEALPVPVCLVESEVIVFANSALGRLLRTERHLLAGRSFSSVAVMTHGGVRDLCRETDEQSEPLLLQAVDGRLIPVEATVSAVELEGTDLLQVSFGCSSDSIPRNLKSQILSHTIRSTRDHLKILALDGTVRWMNAESQRSLGLETVHEARGMRWPDLWPQEQRSTAQAALAVAQSGGYGRFEGCFSADMGPETWWDVSITPIRAQSGETEALLVIARNITDRKKVECELVRRTRQLQMIVDNVPALIAYIDVQGCYQWVNRAYEEWYGLSSEDMVGRHWYGVIAEGVGKEYARRLCPKVRAVLAGIPQTFEAPLEFGGRVHHLLLSYTPDRDENGCVRGFVLLATDTTEQRRAQEELFTSQESFRTLAEALPSIVWSATPDGAIDYLSDRFRDMTGLRPEEGLESKWVRMIHPDDMPSLDLRYRAALTAGTPLDEKFRIRQKDGSYRWYLARALPQRNDSGEIIRWVGASTDIHQQVLSEEAIRRSEQKYRLLFDDNPLPMWTYDCRTLKFISVNDKAIRSYGYSREEFLSMKVTDIRPKEDLPGVIGVLRDPQSGVVAGPFRHKRKDGSIFWAEATGHDTIQDGEHLTLVVAQDVSERVRLNEELLRRAEHDPLTGLPNRILLAQRFKDAARRADRRGAKAVLLAIDFDHFKQINDSFGHQVGDGFLKALADRIRGRLRSTDTLARLGGDEFIAIADDVYSLDACAAIANNLMDALQEPITVMDVQLKPTLSLGLAVYPDDGTSLDDLMRRADYGLYEAKRAGRNCWKRYMRSQSYRVEEARQIERSLRTAADEKRLLLHYQPMFSASGEIKAMEALVRLVDPQLGILPPGRFISIAEETGLIHSIGMWVLRESCRQSREWRDHGFDPVPLAINVSAPQFLRGNLAAEVQRALDDFGMEPALLELELTESLLMENTEQARQQLSSLRALGVRISMDDFGTGYSSLSYLQTLPIDTLKIDQSFVHNIDGPESYPIVKAIVELGKNLGLTILAEGVETKEQHEELVRLGCDLFQGFLLSTPRPAHEIQAIFEAARPLVPVETAGTASSCIMARA; encoded by the coding sequence GTGAGAGCCAAGCTGGGCGCTGACCACGGAGCAGGACCGCCTGTCGATAGCAGATTCAGGAGTGCGGGAGCAGTGCTGGAGGCGCTGCCTGTTCCTGTATGCCTGGTGGAATCGGAGGTCATCGTCTTTGCAAACTCCGCGCTCGGACGACTGCTGCGGACCGAGAGGCATCTGCTGGCCGGGAGGAGCTTCTCTTCTGTCGCGGTCATGACGCACGGTGGCGTACGCGACCTTTGCAGAGAAACGGACGAACAATCGGAACCTCTGCTGCTACAGGCAGTCGACGGTCGGCTTATCCCCGTCGAAGCGACGGTCTCCGCCGTCGAGTTGGAAGGTACGGATCTGCTGCAGGTCAGCTTCGGCTGCTCCTCCGATTCCATTCCACGCAATCTGAAGAGCCAGATACTGAGCCATACCATCCGCAGCACACGCGATCACCTGAAGATACTTGCGCTGGATGGCACGGTCCGATGGATGAACGCGGAGAGCCAGCGTAGCCTGGGACTTGAGACGGTGCACGAGGCCCGCGGAATGCGGTGGCCCGACCTGTGGCCTCAGGAACAGCGTTCCACCGCGCAGGCTGCGCTGGCAGTCGCGCAGTCCGGAGGCTATGGGCGCTTTGAGGGATGCTTCAGCGCCGACATGGGCCCGGAGACGTGGTGGGATGTCTCCATTACTCCCATCAGAGCGCAATCCGGCGAAACCGAAGCGCTCCTCGTGATTGCACGCAACATTACCGATCGCAAGAAGGTGGAGTGCGAGCTGGTCCGCAGAACCCGTCAGTTGCAGATGATCGTCGACAATGTTCCTGCCCTCATCGCCTATATCGATGTGCAGGGATGCTATCAGTGGGTCAATCGGGCGTATGAAGAGTGGTATGGGCTCTCGTCAGAGGACATGGTCGGGCGCCACTGGTATGGCGTTATCGCGGAAGGGGTAGGCAAAGAGTACGCCCGCAGACTGTGCCCGAAGGTCCGGGCCGTCCTCGCCGGGATCCCCCAGACTTTTGAAGCCCCCCTTGAGTTTGGAGGCCGGGTCCATCATCTGCTCCTCTCCTATACTCCCGACCGGGACGAGAATGGGTGCGTCCGCGGTTTTGTGTTGCTGGCCACCGACACGACCGAGCAGCGTCGTGCCCAGGAAGAGCTGTTCACCAGCCAGGAGAGCTTCCGCACCCTCGCTGAAGCGCTGCCGTCGATCGTGTGGTCGGCTACCCCGGATGGGGCGATCGATTACCTCAGCGATCGTTTTCGCGATATGACAGGCCTTCGGCCGGAAGAAGGACTGGAATCGAAGTGGGTCCGGATGATTCATCCCGATGATATGCCCAGTCTCGATTTGCGCTACCGGGCTGCATTGACCGCCGGGACGCCCCTGGACGAAAAGTTTCGTATTCGCCAGAAGGACGGCAGCTATCGCTGGTATCTTGCGCGGGCCCTGCCGCAGCGCAACGACTCCGGGGAGATCATCCGCTGGGTGGGTGCTTCGACCGACATTCACCAGCAGGTGCTGTCCGAAGAGGCCATCCGGCGCAGCGAGCAGAAATATCGCCTGCTCTTCGACGATAATCCGCTGCCCATGTGGACCTATGACTGCCGGACGCTGAAGTTTATCTCGGTCAACGACAAGGCGATTCGTTCCTATGGGTACTCGCGCGAAGAGTTCCTTTCAATGAAGGTGACGGACATTCGCCCGAAGGAGGACCTGCCGGGGGTAATTGGAGTTCTTCGCGATCCGCAATCGGGCGTCGTCGCCGGGCCCTTCCGGCATAAGCGCAAGGATGGCAGTATCTTCTGGGCTGAGGCGACGGGCCACGACACTATCCAGGATGGTGAGCACCTTACGCTGGTGGTCGCGCAGGACGTCAGCGAACGCGTGCGCCTGAACGAAGAGCTTCTGCGGCGGGCCGAGCACGATCCTCTGACCGGGCTTCCGAACCGGATACTGCTGGCGCAGCGCTTCAAGGACGCCGCCCGACGCGCCGACCGGCGGGGCGCCAAGGCAGTGCTGCTGGCGATCGACTTCGACCACTTCAAGCAGATTAATGACAGCTTCGGCCACCAGGTGGGAGACGGCTTTCTGAAGGCCCTGGCGGACCGGATCAGGGGCCGCCTGCGCAGCACCGATACCCTGGCCCGCCTGGGAGGGGACGAGTTCATCGCCATCGCCGACGATGTCTACTCGCTCGATGCCTGCGCGGCGATTGCCAACAATCTGATGGACGCCCTGCAGGAACCGATCACTGTGATGGATGTGCAGCTCAAGCCGACCCTCTCCCTGGGGCTTGCGGTCTATCCTGACGACGGCACCAGCCTGGACGACCTGATGCGCAGGGCCGACTATGGGCTCTACGAGGCCAAGCGCGCGGGACGTAATTGCTGGAAGCGCTACATGAGGTCGCAGAGCTATCGGGTGGAAGAGGCCCGGCAGATTGAGCGCTCCCTGCGAACTGCGGCCGACGAGAAGCGCCTGCTGCTGCACTATCAGCCCATGTTTTCGGCCTCTGGAGAGATCAAGGCGATGGAGGCGCTTGTCCGCCTGGTCGATCCGCAGCTGGGAATTCTGCCGCCTGGACGTTTTATCTCCATCGCCGAGGAGACAGGACTGATCCATTCCATCGGGATGTGGGTGCTTCGCGAATCCTGCCGCCAGAGCAGGGAGTGGCGCGACCATGGATTCGACCCGGTTCCGCTTGCCATCAACGTCTCCGCACCTCAGTTCCTGCGCGGCAACCTGGCTGCCGAGGTCCAGCGCGCGCTCGACGACTTTGGAATGGAACCGGCACTGCTGGAGCTGGAGCTTACCGAGTCCCTGCTGATGGAGAATACTGAACAGGCGCGGCAGCAGCTTAGCTCGCTGCGAGCGCTGGGAGTCCGCATCTCCATGGACGACTTCGGGACCGGCTACAGCTCTCTGAGCTACCTGCAGACCCTGCCGATCGACACCCTCAAGATCGACCAGTCGTTCGTTCACAATATCGATGGTCCGGAGTCGTACCCGATCGTGAAGGCAATTGTGGAGCTGGGCAAGAATCTTGGGCTCACCATTCTGGCCGAGGGCGTGGAGACGAAGGAACAGCACGAAGAGCTGGTGCGGCTGGGCTGCGACCTGTTCCAGGGATTCCTTCTCTCAACACCGCGGCCTGCCCACGAGATCCAGGCCATCTTTGAGGCTGCGCGGCCGCTCGTTCCCGTGGAGACGGCCGGGACAGCCTCCTCCTGCATCATGGCGCGTGCGTGA
- a CDS encoding 50S ribosomal protein L25, with protein MAVSTFDAVVATPREGKFNKNAARRVRVAGKIPAVVYGAGQDPVAVTVDPKVITKILHSESGHNTIFDLNVEGGAATKAMIVDWQNEPIKGKLLHIDLKRIAMDKAMRVSVPVQLIGVPTGVKNQGGILDHILREVEIECLPGDIPSHIDVDVTGLELHGAIHISDLPHSGSIKFLGEETATVAHITVIKEEAPAEAAEGAAEPEVAKKGKTETAEAPAKK; from the coding sequence ATGGCAGTTTCCACGTTCGACGCAGTCGTAGCTACTCCCCGCGAGGGCAAGTTCAACAAGAATGCGGCTCGTCGCGTTCGCGTCGCCGGTAAGATTCCGGCAGTCGTCTACGGCGCCGGTCAGGATCCGGTCGCCGTTACGGTTGACCCCAAGGTCATCACCAAGATTCTGCACTCGGAGTCGGGGCACAACACCATCTTCGACCTGAACGTCGAAGGCGGCGCAGCCACCAAGGCCATGATCGTCGACTGGCAGAATGAGCCCATCAAAGGCAAGTTGCTCCACATCGACCTCAAGCGCATTGCGATGGACAAGGCCATGCGCGTCTCGGTTCCGGTTCAGCTCATCGGTGTACCCACCGGAGTGAAGAACCAGGGCGGTATCCTCGACCACATTCTGCGTGAGGTCGAGATCGAGTGCCTTCCTGGCGATATTCCAAGCCACATCGACGTCGATGTCACCGGTCTTGAGCTGCACGGTGCAATTCACATCTCGGACCTGCCGCACTCCGGCTCCATCAAGTTCTTGGGCGAAGAGACGGCAACGGTCGCGCACATCACCGTCATCAAGGAAGAGGCTCCGGCCGAGGCTGCTGAAGGTGCTGCCGAGCCCGAGGTTGCCAAGAAGGGCAAGACGGAGACCGCTGAGGCTCCTGCCAAGAAGTAG
- a CDS encoding ribose-phosphate pyrophosphokinase, translating to MKIFCGSSNPALCEEICKFVGVPMGEARLQRFSDGEVHFQLLENVRGADVFLVQPTCFPVDQHLVELLIMMDALKRASAGRITVVMPYYGYARQDRKDRPRVAITSKLVADLLTTAGANRALLVDLHAAQIQGFFNIPVDHLFASPVLVSYFRDLNLPDLTVVSPDAGGVERARFFAKKLDLPLAIVDKRRTDINVTEVMNVIGDVKGRTCLILDDIIDTAGTLVKTADALLDQGAKEVYACATHAVLSGPAIERIRESRLKQVVVTNTIPLREEAQKMDKIKVLSIAGLLGRAIESIHMETSVSSLFN from the coding sequence ATGAAGATCTTCTGCGGATCATCCAACCCCGCCCTGTGCGAGGAGATCTGCAAATTTGTCGGAGTACCGATGGGCGAGGCCCGCCTGCAACGTTTCTCCGACGGCGAAGTCCATTTTCAACTGCTCGAGAATGTTCGCGGTGCGGACGTCTTTCTCGTGCAGCCTACATGTTTTCCCGTGGATCAGCACCTCGTGGAGTTGCTGATCATGATGGACGCGCTGAAGCGCGCATCCGCGGGACGCATCACCGTCGTAATGCCGTATTACGGTTACGCCCGGCAGGACCGCAAGGACCGGCCCCGCGTTGCGATTACGTCGAAGCTGGTTGCCGATCTTCTGACCACGGCCGGTGCGAACCGTGCCCTGCTCGTCGATCTGCACGCAGCCCAGATTCAAGGGTTTTTCAACATCCCGGTCGATCACCTGTTCGCAAGCCCGGTTCTGGTGAGCTACTTCCGGGATCTCAACCTGCCGGACCTGACGGTGGTTTCCCCGGATGCCGGCGGCGTGGAGAGGGCGAGATTCTTTGCCAAGAAGCTGGACCTTCCGCTGGCCATCGTGGACAAGCGGCGGACGGATATCAATGTCACCGAGGTGATGAACGTGATTGGCGATGTCAAAGGCCGGACGTGCCTGATCCTCGACGACATTATCGATACGGCCGGAACGCTGGTGAAGACGGCCGATGCCCTGCTGGACCAGGGGGCGAAAGAGGTTTACGCGTGCGCCACGCATGCCGTGCTCTCGGGCCCGGCGATCGAGCGCATCCGCGAGTCGCGGCTGAAGCAGGTGGTCGTGACCAACACCATTCCTCTGCGCGAAGAGGCGCAGAAGATGGACAAGATCAAGGTTCTTTCGATCGCCGGTCTGTTGGGCAGGGCGATTGAAAGCATCCACATGGAGACGAGCGTCAGCTCGCTCTTCAATTAG
- the ispE gene encoding 4-(cytidine 5'-diphospho)-2-C-methyl-D-erythritol kinase: MPTRVRSYSKINLGLAIGPAREDGFHGLTTLYQTLELHDLVTVEAGRADVTRLVLSSNEERVPLDGRNTAWKMVERALERMKITAQVSIHIDKRLPVQGGMGAGSANAVAALIGLERELGASLPGPERLELAAEIGSDVPLFLLGGSVLGLGRGEQVFPFPDLPGFSAVIAIPGVGVSTPQAFRDWDALSLTQPGKPDKLEQLSLAYASVYAKPGTSGIFQSSPPPEGQGGCLDDLAENTLLALVRTGIENDFERVVFPVHPSLREIKHLLMGNGSGQALYAALSGSGSALFGLYRSEADARQAQQRVQDAGTKAIVTQTLPRSLYWTRMFAE; this comes from the coding sequence ATGCCTACCCGCGTCCGTTCCTACTCCAAGATCAACCTTGGCCTCGCCATCGGCCCGGCTCGAGAGGACGGTTTCCACGGCCTGACTACTCTCTACCAGACGCTGGAGCTGCACGATCTGGTCACGGTTGAGGCTGGGCGGGCAGACGTTACCAGGCTCGTTCTCAGCTCCAACGAGGAGCGGGTTCCGCTGGACGGACGGAATACGGCGTGGAAGATGGTGGAGCGCGCGCTGGAGCGGATGAAGATCACCGCGCAGGTGTCCATCCATATCGACAAGCGGCTTCCGGTCCAGGGCGGGATGGGGGCGGGAAGCGCCAACGCCGTGGCCGCACTGATCGGGCTGGAACGCGAGCTGGGCGCATCGCTCCCCGGGCCGGAGCGGCTGGAGCTGGCGGCGGAGATCGGCTCCGACGTCCCCCTGTTCCTGCTGGGGGGCTCGGTTCTTGGATTGGGACGCGGCGAGCAGGTCTTCCCCTTCCCCGACCTGCCCGGCTTTTCCGCCGTCATCGCGATTCCCGGCGTAGGAGTGTCTACCCCGCAGGCCTTCCGGGACTGGGACGCGCTTTCATTGACGCAGCCGGGTAAACCCGATAAGCTAGAACAGTTGAGTCTCGCTTACGCATCGGTTTATGCGAAGCCAGGCACTTCCGGTATCTTCCAGAGTTCTCCCCCGCCCGAAGGGCAGGGTGGCTGTCTGGATGATCTGGCGGAGAATACCCTTCTCGCGCTTGTCCGCACCGGGATCGAAAACGACTTTGAACGGGTCGTGTTTCCAGTCCATCCCTCCCTGCGCGAAATCAAGCACTTATTGATGGGTAATGGCTCCGGTCAGGCGCTTTATGCTGCGCTTTCCGGCTCGGGTTCGGCCTTGTTCGGGCTGTACCGTTCGGAGGCAGATGCTCGCCAGGCTCAACAGCGCGTTCAGGACGCGGGTACGAAGGCAATTGTTACGCAAACCTTGCCCCGCTCGCTGTACTGGACGAGAATGTTCGCAGAGTGA